The DNA segment CGACCTAATGAACTACCTTGCACTTGAGCACAAGTCATAAGCTAGTTTGATAACTCCCCAAAGGCGCTAATTAGCGCCTTTTTTGTTAATGTTCATCCACTCTCTGTACAGTCTGTAAACATCATTTTCGGCGATTGAGTAGCCCTTCTAACAGCTGTTGCCAGCGTTCTAATACCGACTCCCAAGCTTGAGCACTAGATAAACGCTGAGCGGCATTGATTTTGAGCCGTTCACCACTTAATGCATGGTTAATGGCGCTTTCAATGCCCGCCACAGTTAGCTCATCAATAATTTGATAGCCATTGCCTTGCTGCTGTAAGCCAGCTAACTGATCACTCAACCCATCTATGTTTGCTGCGATGACACCTTTTCCCGCTGCAATGGCTTCCAAACAGGTTAAGCCAAATGGCTCCCAGCGGGAGGGTATGATGACCACATCCCCTGCAGCAAGAAACTTAGGCACATCAAGGACCTCACCAACTAAATGAACATGACTTAACGGCTTAGCTAACGCCGACAATACGGGTAACAACTCCCCCTCTCCCGCCAATATCAGTTTGACTCTGTAACTGGGCAGTTTTGCCATCGCCTTAATCAGCAGCTCAAAGCCTTTCTGTTGACTTAAACGCCCGTAGGCCAATAATATCAATGGTGTCACGACAGCTTTTTCCGGCAATGAAAGAAACCGACTCAGCTCTTTAGCTTGACCGACTCGAGCCATCTTCTCTTTAGGTAACACTCTAAGCTCTTCCAACCAGTCTGCTTGCGCATTAGACACCAGCAAGACCTTATCCATAAGCCCATAACCCAGCCTGAGCATAAGACGAAAACGCCACGGGGATTTCACACAGTAACGAGCAAACTCTCTACTGTAATGGTGTTCTTGATAGAGGATTGGAGTGCCGATATTAGCAAGCTTAAGCGCTAAAAAAGCAGGAAGTTTACGCCAACTAACGGCGCCATGGAGCAGAATAATATCGGCAGTATAACGCCTAAACGATGGACGAGAAAAACGTCGATGCACTAACTTAAATGCAAATAGTTGATTCAATCTGGAGGCCGCCAGACTCTCTAGCGCCAGATTAACGCCACCAAGCTTAGTATCATCGATCAAATGAATTATGGTTGGCCGCAAAGCGAGTCCTTACATAGTAAAGAAGGAGATAAGTTCCTTTTTACTTAAGTTAAAGAAAAACTAGCTCATTTAAAAGCATTGTTTTACTCAGTAACCCTACCTGCTTTAGCAAAAAAGGCAAAAGCAGTTCACCACAAGGTACAAAGGGCCACAGAGGACACGAAGAAAGGCAACGGCTCGTAGTAAGCTCACATGTCACTACTTCTGTGGGACGCTATAAAGCCCTCTCTGGCCGCTCTGCGGTTTCCAATAACGTCCCTGTTAAACGGCCAGTTCGGCATCAATACCTCTCGTTCGAAGAGTATCTCTTTGAGATACCTCACCTTGAAACCTAAGCCCACAGCCGCACCGACATCTGACTATTCATCTCTGCGAATTAGCCCACTTAGATATTGGTGATCACTGTTAATTCTCACTATTGCTGAAACGGTTTTGGACAAAATCCATTTACCACGGCGAATATGGCGAAGCCATGTGCTAATAAGGGATAGCGAACTGGCCGTTAAACACGGATGTTATTGGGACACGGAGCGCTACCCTACACGAAGAAAAGTAACAGCTAGAACAAAAGCAACAGTAAAAGGCTCGTCATCAAACATTTTGATCTTTTGCTCTACGATCTTCTTCGTGACCTCCGTGAAAGCGCTGCGCTTCGTGGTAAAATTAGTGATTTGGGAAAAGTCATACTTACCTACATGTTCAACGCAAGTTAGCTCATTTTGGACAAAAGTTTGTTCCACTAAATGAGATGGCTTTCATTAGATTTATAGCCTGTTGCTGAATGTGCGAACACTTCAGTGACACGGCGCGGCTTTTGATTTCGTAAGAAGTGTCCCTATAGCCTCTACGACAGCTTCCCTGCTGTCGAAGGTCACTGCCGTATTCACACCTCAGCATTCATCTCATCGAATTTGCTTCTCTAATTCGCTTGGTGAACACAACCGCGGAGGGCTTCGTTCAACTCATTTTTGGACATTTTCAATTTAGAAATCGAACCACCACGGCTAAATAAATGCACCAATTATCCAGTGTAGATGCGGTTGAGGCCATCGAAAACAGGGACGTTTTCGTTGAGCTTACATGGACGTACTTGCAACGATATCCATATCTAATAGCCAGTTCAGCATCCATGCTTCTCGTTCGTAGCCCAAAGCTTCGCTTTACTCACCGTGCCTCAGCAGTATCTGCACATACCCCGCTGGAGGCGAATAATAGCCATGAAGTGGTAATCCAGAACTAGCTACCCTGTAGCAACAATCAAAGAAAAATGTAATTAGCCTTCATTAAAAGGCTAACCAACTTTATATTCAAACTGGCATTGTTAGTTTCGAATAAAGTCCAGCAGATGCAAACAGGCAAAGATGGCATGCACAACAATAAAGCCAATAAAGCCCTGCGCAAGATGAATATGATAACCGCGCCACATTAGCGCATCACTGCTACCTTGAGTCGCAAACCAGGCTATACCGGTGACACCGACAGCCAAAAACAGCAGCATGCCAACACCTTCGATGACGCTAAATAAACCGCGACCACCGGCAATGGGGAGCTTGCCCTTAAAAAAACCTAGGATGTCAGTTTTAAGCTGTGCAAAGTCACCGACTAGCCAAGGAAAATACTGACGCCACTTGCCTTTAAGGCAGGTAGTAATAAGAAAAGTGATCGACAAGAAAGCGGCGACAAGCCCGAGGTAAACATGGCTCTGATCCCAAAACGTCGCATTGGGGCGTAGACGGCGACCAATCAAGATCCAACCGCTGGTAAAAATAAGATAGGCGCTGGTAATAATGATTAGCACATGCTGCAAATCAATATACTTTCTCGCTAAGCGTTTAAACGTCGACTGTGCCATATCTCGTCCTGTACTTTTTAAACCGTAACCGCCAACTGATGAATACTGTCGGCGTAGGTATCAACCTTATTCCAATCAGTATATTCAATATTGGTATCTGCTGCAGTTGGTCCCTTAGTGATCCACATAATAAAGCGGATAATGCTTCTATCCATCGAGCCATAGCTAGGGTAATTTAAGTTACCGCCAAACACTTCTGCCAAATCGGGAACCCAAGACGACTTTTCAAAGAATGCACGCATATAAGGGTTAGTCTCTGCAGTATTTTTTAGTGGTTTACGCGCCACTAAGTTAACCGAAAAGAAGCTACTCGGCTTCTGCTCAAGTTCGGCCTTAT comes from the Shewanella halifaxensis HAW-EB4 genome and includes:
- a CDS encoding cytochrome b/b6 domain-containing protein; the protein is MAQSTFKRLARKYIDLQHVLIIITSAYLIFTSGWILIGRRLRPNATFWDQSHVYLGLVAAFLSITFLITTCLKGKWRQYFPWLVGDFAQLKTDILGFFKGKLPIAGGRGLFSVIEGVGMLLFLAVGVTGIAWFATQGSSDALMWRGYHIHLAQGFIGFIVVHAIFACLHLLDFIRN
- the hemG gene encoding menaquinone-dependent protoporphyrinogen IX dehydrogenase, whose amino-acid sequence is MSKILIVYSSVHGQTRKICGHLEDKLKAVGNCVTAVNIADKVDLGEFDKIIIGASIRHGKHNPAVYDFIDAHKAELEQKPSSFFSVNLVARKPLKNTAETNPYMRAFFEKSSWVPDLAEVFGGNLNYPSYGSMDRSIIRFIMWITKGPTAADTNIEYTDWNKVDTYADSIHQLAVTV
- a CDS encoding glycosyltransferase family 4 protein, producing the protein MRPTIIHLIDDTKLGGVNLALESLAASRLNQLFAFKLVHRRFSRPSFRRYTADIILLHGAVSWRKLPAFLALKLANIGTPILYQEHHYSREFARYCVKSPWRFRLMLRLGYGLMDKVLLVSNAQADWLEELRVLPKEKMARVGQAKELSRFLSLPEKAVVTPLILLAYGRLSQQKGFELLIKAMAKLPSYRVKLILAGEGELLPVLSALAKPLSHVHLVGEVLDVPKFLAAGDVVIIPSRWEPFGLTCLEAIAAGKGVIAANIDGLSDQLAGLQQQGNGYQIIDELTVAGIESAINHALSGERLKINAAQRLSSAQAWESVLERWQQLLEGLLNRRK